A stretch of Apostichopus japonicus isolate 1M-3 chromosome 9, ASM3797524v1, whole genome shotgun sequence DNA encodes these proteins:
- the LOC139972915 gene encoding uncharacterized protein, producing the protein MELSVAVRALLTFLCTTTIAFTSSEETSIHRRSLPSTAEDTQMAHYFFYQRSEYPKDCRDVQSQCATSNSSGVYLIKPDGFEDPFEVYRNNNVGGGDWTVIQRRESGAVNFNRSWSQYQDGFGFLSTEFWLGNEKLSYLTNQADYELRVDIELSNGASFYTTYKGFRITDEWGQYKVTHIGPLESNAPTLLSTCPTNMIYETCTCQATCEDPKGQSGCNSDCLGSEGCTCPAGFLMQGSDCISASECGCFVAEANLVIPNGETYVNDYCTQKCTCNNNRLICEDYRCSTDAVCDVRNEIRQCYCDEGYEGDGETCESLYTDCQDVYDAGQRQEGIYTIMPTGWPGLPFDVHCKMENGGGWTVFQRRNDGSSSFDQNWAAYKDGFGDSRNLWLGNEKLHYLTNQRNYKLRFDITTSSGSAKYAEYTEFQVESESSKYRMNKLGTHSGNTGHELSYNKGKQFSTHDRDNDACDTSNCAEKHKSGWWHSNTWCSCYSYSYCYYFQYSSSCKAVCTGDNLNGVYNGGDGEMIFSYNYYYYHYSVFCSPQFVEMKIRPSS; encoded by the exons ATGGAGCTTTCCGTGGCTGTTCGAGCACTATTAACATTCTTGTGCACAACAACCATCGCCTTTACGTCCTCGGAAGAAACG AGTATTCATCGGAGAAGTTTACCTTCAACTGCAGAGGACACTCAAA TGGCCCATTACTTCTTTTATCAACGTTCTGAATATCCAAAGGACTGCCGAGACGTTCAAAGTCAATGTGCTACGTCCAACTCTAGCGGAGTATACCTTATCAAGCCAGATGGATTTGAAGATCCATTTGAGGTGTACCGCAACAACAACGTTGGTGGAGGAGACTGGACG GTCATACAACGCCGCGAAAGCGGAGCTGTTAATTTCAATAGGAGTTGGTCACAGTATCAAGATGGATTTGGTTTCCTCTCAACTGAGTTTTGGCTCGGCAATGAAAAGTTATCATATTTGACGAACCAAGCAGACTACGAACTTCGTGTGGATATAGAATTATCTAATGGAGCCTCTTTTTATACAACATACAAAGGTTTTCGTATCACTGATGAATGGGGGCAATATAAGGTTACACATATTGGACCACTCGAAAGTAATGCAC CTACATTGCTCTCTACATGTCCTACGAACATGATCTACGAAACATGTACTTGCCAAGCAACATGTGAAGATCCCAAAGGACAATCTGGTTGTAACAGTGACTGTTTGGGTAGTGAGGGTTGCACCTGTCCAGCTGGTTTCTTGATGCAAGGGAGTGACTGCATCAGTGCGAGTGAATGCGGTTGTTTTGTGGCAGAGGCCAACTTGGTTATACCA AATGGAGAAACGTATGTTAACGATTACTGCACACAAAAGTGTACTTGTAATAATAACCGACTGATCTGTGAGGACTACAGATGCAGTACCGATGCTGTTTGTGATGTCAGGAATGAAATACGACAGTGTTATTGTGATGAGGGATATGAAGGTGACGGTGAAACTTGTGAATCCTTGTATACAGACTGTCAGGATGTTTATGACGCTGGACAAAGGCAAGAAGGCATATATACAATCATGCCTACTGGGTGGCCTGGTTTACCATTCGACGTACATTGTAAAATGGAAAACGGCGGAGGATGGACC GTGTTTCAACGTCGTAACGATGGATCTTCTAGCTTTGATCAAAACTGGGCTGCGTACAAAGACGGGTTTGGTGACAGCAGGAACTTATGGCTAGGAAATGAAAAGCTTCATTACTTGACTAACCAAAGAAACTACAAGCTTCGTTTTGACATCACTACTTCTAGTGGATCGGCTAAATATGCTGAGTATACAGAATTTCAAGTCGAGTCTGAAAGCAGCAAGTACAGAATGAATAAACTGGGGACTCACAGTGGAAATACAG GTCATGAACTCTCGTataacaaaggaaaacaattcaGCACGCATGACCGAGACAATGACGCATGCGATACCTCCAACTGCGCAGAGAAGCACAAAAGCGGCTGGTGGCACTCGAATACTTGGTGCTCTTGTTATAGTTATAGCTATTGCTATTATTTCCAATACAGCAGTAGCTGCAAGGCAGTTTGTACGGGTGACAACCTCAATGGTGTCTACAATGGTGGCGACGGAGAAATGATCTTCtcttacaattattattattatcattatagtGTATTCTGCAGCCCCCAGTTCGTTGAAATGAAAATTCGACCATCCTCTTGA